The uncultured Trichococcus sp. DNA segment AATTATTGTCATTGAAACGCTAAACTTAAAGAAGAAATGAGGAGAGTCCATGATAGCTTTAACCAGTGTTTCAGGCGAGGCGTTTTTTTTGAACTGTGACCTGATTTACCGTATCGATGAAGCTTACGATACGATAATAACCTTGTCCGATGGCCAACACATTCGTGTGAGCGAACCGGCAAGCCAAATAGTGGAAAAAATTGTGGACTACAAAAGAAAAATCTATCTTGCAATACCGGAGGTTGGAAAATGAAAAAGAATCTGATTCCACCGATAGCGCTGCTGGTCGGCATAGTCTTAATCATTTGGTCCATCAGTGATGGGGGAAGCATCGGCGGGTTTATTAGTGTACCCTCTTTAATCATAACGTTAGTGGGCTCATTCTGTGCCTTGCTGATCAGCTTTCCGTTTTCTGATATAAAAAAAATCCCGACCATGCTCAAGAAAGTGATCAGTGCACCTAGTGAGGACAAAAATGATCTGATCGAAAAATTCACAGACCTCTCTCGCTTATCCCGCAGCAAAGGGATTTTGACTCTAGAGCAAGAAATCAGTCAACTGGACAATCAGATTTTACGGGATGGCCTTCAAATGGCAGTGGATGGTATGGATCCTACCGATATAAAAAATATTCTGGAAATAAAAATTGCAAATATGGAATCAAGGCATGGAGTCGGGCAAACAATTTTCCTGAAGTGGGGGGAACTGGCACCTGCATTCGGCATGATCGGCACATTGATCGGTCTGATCAATATGCTGAGCCAATTGAATGATCCCAGCACAATCGGGAGCGGGATGGCAGTAGCGCTGATAACGACTTTCTATGGGAGTTTTTTTGCTAATCTCTTTTTCATTCCGATAGCGACCAATCTTAAGATGCAGACCGAATCCGAATTGG contains these protein-coding regions:
- a CDS encoding flagellar FlbD family protein; amino-acid sequence: MIALTSVSGEAFFLNCDLIYRIDEAYDTIITLSDGQHIRVSEPASQIVEKIVDYKRKIYLAIPEVGK
- a CDS encoding motility protein A, with protein sequence MKKNLIPPIALLVGIVLIIWSISDGGSIGGFISVPSLIITLVGSFCALLISFPFSDIKKIPTMLKKVISAPSEDKNDLIEKFTDLSRLSRSKGILTLEQEISQLDNQILRDGLQMAVDGMDPTDIKNILEIKIANMESRHGVGQTIFLKWGELAPAFGMIGTLIGLINMLSQLNDPSTIGSGMAVALITTFYGSFFANLFFIPIATNLKMQTESELEVCDMIIEGVLSIQAGQNPRTIEQKLSGYLDNKPAKIKKNRNPNVAAVQSEVN